The following are encoded in a window of Methanocella sp. genomic DNA:
- the hemC gene encoding hydroxymethylbilane synthase, with translation MKVGTRGSKLALAQARKVCGLLAEKGVAASPVVIRTSGDVHASEPLHAMKGVGAFVREIDDRLLAGDLDVAVHSLKDVPTKRPAGLATAATLKRESALDVAVTRDGERLAELKDGAVVGTSSTRRMALIKKYYPGLLTKNIRGNVDTRLRKLREGEYDAILLAEAGLLRMGMDIEAERLDPYEFVPSANQGVIAVVARPGTAAFDAVSALSDPDTWLETGVERAIASALDGGCVAPMGAYARRTGEFLDVVAEVLSLDGRRHARVRKAIPVKGHEAHALRLAEELAACGGRALVDEAKRELRCDD, from the coding sequence ATGAAGGTGGGGACCCGGGGCAGTAAGCTCGCCCTGGCGCAGGCCCGTAAGGTCTGCGGACTGCTCGCCGAAAAGGGCGTGGCCGCGAGCCCCGTCGTCATCAGGACATCGGGCGACGTCCACGCGAGCGAGCCCCTGCACGCCATGAAGGGCGTCGGCGCCTTCGTCCGGGAGATCGACGACCGGCTCCTGGCCGGCGACCTCGACGTCGCCGTGCACAGCCTCAAGGACGTGCCCACGAAGCGGCCAGCGGGGCTGGCGACGGCTGCTACGCTCAAGCGCGAGTCCGCCCTGGACGTGGCCGTAACGCGGGACGGCGAAAGGCTGGCCGAACTAAAGGACGGCGCGGTCGTCGGGACATCGAGCACCCGCCGCATGGCGCTCATAAAAAAATATTACCCCGGCCTGCTGACGAAGAACATCCGGGGCAACGTGGACACGCGGCTGAGGAAATTACGCGAGGGAGAGTACGACGCCATCCTTCTGGCCGAGGCGGGCCTGTTACGGATGGGCATGGATATCGAGGCCGAGCGGCTGGACCCTTACGAGTTCGTGCCCTCGGCGAACCAGGGCGTCATCGCCGTCGTGGCCAGGCCCGGGACGGCCGCCTTTGACGCGGTTTCGGCGCTCAGCGACCCCGACACCTGGCTGGAGACGGGCGTGGAGCGCGCCATCGCCTCTGCCCTGGACGGCGGGTGCGTGGCGCCCATGGGCGCGTACGCACGTCGTACAGGCGAATTCCTTGACGTGGTCGCCGAGGTGCTGTCCCTGGACGGCCGAAGGCATGCCCGGGTCCGCAAGGCGATACCTGTAAAAGGCCATGAGGCCCACGCGCTCAGGCTGGCCGAAGAGCTGGCCGCCTGCGGCGGAAGAGCGCTGGTCGACGAGGCAAAGCGGGAGTTACGATGCGATGATTGA
- the hemL gene encoding glutamate-1-semialdehyde 2,1-aminomutase produces MKLDTSRALFEEALQVMPGGVSSPVRAAKPFPFYTKSAKGCRLTDADGNDYLDFCMGYGPLILGHQPPAIKEAIQKQLDAGWLYGTPCELEVRFAQKIMNYMPGMQMMRFVSTGSEATMSAIRAARGYTGKDKVIKIEGGFHGAHDGVLVKAGSGAATMGVPDSLGVPKDFTKHTLQVPFNDVHAMEAALETNKDEVACVIMEPIMCNMGPILPKEGYLRAVRNLTREYGAVLIFDEVVTGFRIGMFGAQGYFGVEPDMTTLGKIAGGGLPIGIFGGKKEIMETVAPQGGVYQAGTFNGNPLSLAAGMATLEYCDKNRVHLKLNEDGEALRQALTELLKRMKLDYSVSGTASMFQVFFGGKPENYREALLCDKELYSKFWSHMLEGGVFLPPSQFETCFLSTAHEKRDFENLLRAFIKSCGALK; encoded by the coding sequence ATGAAGCTCGATACTTCCAGGGCGCTTTTTGAGGAAGCGTTACAGGTCATGCCCGGGGGCGTCTCCAGCCCCGTTCGGGCCGCGAAGCCGTTCCCGTTCTACACGAAGTCGGCGAAGGGATGCCGGCTGACGGACGCCGACGGCAACGATTACCTTGATTTCTGCATGGGCTACGGCCCGCTCATTTTAGGCCACCAGCCTCCTGCGATCAAAGAGGCCATCCAGAAGCAGCTCGACGCGGGCTGGCTTTACGGTACCCCTTGCGAGCTCGAGGTACGCTTCGCCCAAAAGATAATGAATTATATGCCAGGCATGCAGATGATGCGGTTCGTAAGCACCGGCAGCGAGGCGACCATGAGCGCCATCCGGGCCGCCCGGGGCTACACGGGCAAGGATAAGGTCATCAAAATAGAGGGAGGGTTCCATGGCGCCCACGACGGCGTTCTGGTGAAGGCCGGGTCGGGGGCGGCCACCATGGGCGTGCCGGATTCTCTGGGCGTCCCGAAGGACTTCACGAAGCACACCTTACAGGTGCCATTCAACGATGTCCACGCCATGGAGGCGGCGCTGGAGACAAATAAGGATGAGGTGGCCTGCGTCATAATGGAGCCGATCATGTGCAACATGGGCCCTATCCTCCCGAAGGAAGGGTACCTCCGGGCAGTGCGCAACCTCACCCGGGAGTACGGCGCCGTCTTAATTTTCGACGAGGTCGTGACGGGCTTCCGCATCGGCATGTTCGGGGCCCAGGGCTACTTCGGCGTCGAGCCGGACATGACCACGCTGGGCAAGATCGCCGGCGGCGGCCTGCCAATCGGTATCTTCGGCGGCAAAAAAGAGATCATGGAAACGGTCGCCCCGCAGGGCGGCGTATACCAGGCCGGCACCTTCAACGGCAACCCGCTGTCCCTTGCGGCGGGCATGGCGACGCTCGAGTACTGCGACAAGAACCGGGTGCACCTCAAGCTCAACGAGGACGGCGAGGCCCTCCGGCAGGCGCTGACAGAATTATTAAAGCGGATGAAGCTGGACTACTCGGTCTCGGGCACGGCCTCCATGTTCCAGGTATTCTTCGGCGGGAAGCCCGAGAACTACCGGGAGGCGCTGCTCTGCGATAAGGAGCTATACAGCAAATTCTGGTCGCACATGCTGGAGGGCGGCGTCTTCCTGCCGCCCTCCCAGTTCGAGACGTGCTTCCTCTCCACGGCCCACGAGAAGCGGGACTTCGAGAACCTCCTCAGAGCGTTCATCAAGTCCTGCGGAGCGCTGAAATGA